Part of the Terriglobia bacterium genome, ATAACCGGAAACACAACTGTTCTTTTTGAGCTCTACCAGGAATTCAGGGAGCAGTGAAGGTTTTACGAAAGCGGAGTCCTTAAGGACCAGCTGTGACTTCGGCCGCATGAAGCCCAAGATGCCGCGGCTCGCGCCCAACTCAGGTCCGCAAGACAAAAAAAGAGGCGGTTTCGTTGGGAGCGGACCATCGAAACCGCCTTTCGCGCCTATGAGAGGAGTGGGCGAGGGAGAGAAAACTCTATAAAATGTATGAAGTCAGCCTCGAATACGCTCCTTATTTCACGCTGGTTACAAGCTATTTATGACGCCAGCGTGCTGGATTATTGCAGGACGATTGCCAACCCGTGAAGTTTTGAGACAAAAAATGCAAACGCCCGATGATCAACCACTTACAGGTCAAGATGCCCTGGCCGGCTTCGAGGCGGATTATTACAACTGTAACCATCCTCCGCAACTTCACGGGACAGGTGTTTCGTATGGAAACAAACGCAAACCGCATTGTGGGCGCTCGACGAGGACGTCCGACTTTGTAGTCGCAGGCTTCAGCCCGCGTTTGTTACAGTCAGATTTTCAAGGAGAAGCGATGAAGATCCAGCTGAACTACGACCAGCCCTCTCAAGTTCGGACCGACCTGCTTGTCATAATTCTAGATACCGAAACACGATTTCACGATCTCCCAGGCTCGCCTTTGAACGACATCGTGCAGCGGGTGACCCGCGACCTAAAGGAAAAACGTCTTAGAACCAGCTATTTCACCTCTTTGGACTCCCAGAGCGCCGCGCGTCATCTCCTTGTCTATTCGACCTCTTTAAGCACAAGCTATAACAGCTGGGAAAATGTGAAAATCTTCGCCGCGCAAGCGGTGCGCAAGGCGCATGACCATGGCTTTCGCGACGTCTCGCTGGTGCTGAATACCGGAGATGCCCTGCCCTATGTCGGTAAAGCCGTCGAAGGGGCGATCCTCGGCAGCTACAGCTTCGACCGCTACAAAAAGGACAAGGCCGGATTCGACAAAATCCAGGTCAACATCGTCGGGCTGAAGGAACACGATGCGCAGAACCGCCGCACCGTTTCCCGGTACACGCTCGTCTCCGAAGCCGTCAACGAGGCCCGCGACATCATCAACGAACCGGGATCGGTCGTCACCCCCGAATACCTCGCCCAGGCGGCACGCACGATCGCCAAAGAATCCGGCCTCGAGCTGAAAGTCTGGGACGAAAAGAAGCTTCAAAAGGACGGCTACAACGGTCTGCTGCAAGTCGGCCGCGGCAGCGCCTTCCCTCCGCGACTGATCCGGTTGGCGTATCGCGCGAAAAAAGCCAAAGCGCACCTGGCGCTGGTCGGCAAAGGCGTCACCTTCGACACCGGGGGCATTTCCATCAAACCGGCCGACAAAATGTACGAGATGAAAGGCGACATGTCCGGCGGCGCCGCCGTGCTTTATGCGATGAAGGTGATCGGAAAGCTCAAGCCGGACGTCCACGTGACCGGCATCGTTCCCACCGCCGAAAACTTTCCCGACGCGAATGCGCAGCGGCCCGGTGACATCTTTTATGCGAAGAACGGCAAATCGATCATGGTCGACAACACGGACGCGGAAGGCCGCCTGATTCTGACCGACGGTCTCCACCTCGCAGGCGAGGAGAAAGCCACGCACATTCTCGACATCGCTACGCTGACCGGAGCATGCGTGCGAGCCCTCGGGCTCAGCATCGCCGGCATCATGGGCAACGATGAAAAACTCATTCAGGCGGTAACGCAATCCGGGCAGAACCAGGGCGAAGCGTTCTGGGAACTGCCGCTGCCGGAAGAGTACAAAGAACTGCTGAAAACGCCGTACGCCGATCTCAATAACATCGGCGGCCCCGTCGCCGGGGCGCTCACTGCCGGACTATTCCTTCAGGAGTTTGTACCCGAAGGAACTGCATGGGCGCACCTGGATATCGCCGGGCCATTCATTCGCGAGAAAGAGTGGAAGTACTACGAAGCGGGAGCCATAGGATTCGGCCTGAAGACCCTGGTCGACCTGGCCGAACGCTTCGGGGAATACGGGCTTTTCCCGCTGTAGGCGCGGCCTATGACCGCGCACTGTATCGCGTTTAGACGCCGTGCGCGGTCATAGACCGCGCCTACAGTCACATCTGTGGGAGTTCTCTAACTTTCCGAGGTCCAATCCACGGTGAATCGTTTCTTAATGACCTCGGTTGCCATACATATCCTTTTCGATCAAAAAGAAACGGGGGAGCTCCCTCATGTTGGATCCGAACGGCCGCCCACGAACTTTGAAAAAGGGGCTGGCTCTATTGGAAATTCGAATTGGAATACAGTTACCGCAACTTTGGCTCCGGCCTTGAAAGACAGAAAGACTAGATCTCTCTGATATTGAGGAACCGGCCACTCCGTGCAGCCAGTCGCCTTTCGCGCTTTGGCGAGAGTCAAGACCTCATGTCTCCAGAAACGCTTGAGTTCGTCCAGATGTTCCTGGACCTTGCTCAGCCTGCGCCGCGCACCGTGGCTATCGACGAGTTGGAGGATGAGTTCTTCAATCGCTCGCGACGATTCCCCCTTTATAGAATGCGGCCCACATGTCGGCCCAGTTCGAAGGCAGTTTTCTGAAGCTGAAGAGGTAGCTGTGCTTTGGCAGGCGGGCGCGGCGATTCGCGGGATTGACGTGACCGGCGAACTTCAGGAGCCGCATCAGCGCGAAGAATGCGTCGCCGGTTCTCCGCCTCGAGCGGAACGCGCCGTGAAACTCGAAGCCGGGATGCTCTTTGAGGAAGGCGTCCGGAGTCGTTGTCATGCAGAAGTCGATGTTGCCGTTTGCGGAGCGAATCCCGATCAGCGGATAGAGAAAAGAATAGGCGCCGACGATGTTCCACCGGGGCCGATGTTCTTGAATGAGCATCGTCTCGCGGAGGCAGGCGTCCAGGTCCGTCTCCGCGCGCTGGATCTCGATGCGGGCGGCTTCCCTCACAATCCCGCGCATGCGGCGATGTTTTTTTCGCTGCAGAGCGTTCCGGTACTGCGAAAGACGGCGCCTCAGGTTCTTCGCCTTTCCGACATAAATCAACTCGTCTTGCCGGCCGTAAACAAGGTAGACGCCGGGAGAGCCGGGAAGCGACTCCAGGAATTCCGCGCCGAATTTCCGGTCGAAATTTCTGACGGCCATGGCTCATGGTAGTTGTTCAGCCGGCGGATTTCCAATTTCCGCTGTCGAAACTTCGAATCTCCAATAGGGTCTTGTCCATTGGAATTCGAGATTGGAAATCTGGTTTATTTCGGTCCGCTCCCCGATTCTTTACTGGCGGCATTGGCGTCTAAACAACTAAGGACAATTCCGAACAATTCATCAGAGAAACTTGACTGCTCAGTAGGAGGGAAAATGCTGGTTTCATCCAGAACTTCGGCGAGGCTGGCGGTGGCCGTCAGCCTGTTGTTTGCCTTTGCAGGTTTCGCGTCTCCCGAGCAGGTGGGCTCCACCGCTACGGCGTGCTCCTGCCAGGGGACCACGTCAGCAAGCACTACGGACATCAGGAAAGCGGAAAAAGAAGTCGACCGGGCGCAGGCGGACGTTGCAAAAGCCTGCCAGGCCCGGCAGCGCGCGGCGATGAAGGCCGAACGCAGCGGCGATCAGGCGAAAGCGAATGCCAAACTCGAAAAATACAACGCGATACTGCAAAAGAGGCAATGTGAACTGTCGCAGGCCCAGGCCCGTCTGAACTCGTTGCAAGGCAATACAGCGGTTGCGCGTAACTCAACAGAGGAGACCCAGACCAATATTGCCGAGGCAGAGCCCGCTCCCGTAGCGCCGGCGCCCGCGCCGTCGATACCGGAAACGGAACAGCCGCAGTCCAACTTAGCGGAATCGGCGCCGCCTGCACCTGCACCATCTGCGCCGTCGACCGAATCGACGCAATCCAATCAACCCACACAATCGATAGCTTCGAATTCAGAACCGCAGAACACGGAGCCGCGCGAATTGCCGAGAACTGCGGGATCGCTCGATCTCCTGGGCCTCGTCGGGCTGCTCTCGATGGGTGGCTATTTCACAACATTCCTGCGGCGGTAAGGTCAGGGCTTTGCACATTATTGCAGGCGCGGTCATAGACCGCGCCTGCAGTCTGCAAGCGACACCGGCTCAAGATAAACATCCACCAGCTTCCGTATCCACCACGCGCCCGTCCGGCGTCTTTCCTCCGCAGTCGAGTAGCGGTAACGATAGAAGAGCGCGCGAACGAA contains:
- a CDS encoding nucleotide excision repair endonuclease; its protein translation is MAVRNFDRKFGAEFLESLPGSPGVYLVYGRQDELIYVGKAKNLRRRLSQYRNALQRKKHRRMRGIVREAARIEIQRAETDLDACLRETMLIQEHRPRWNIVGAYSFLYPLIGIRSANGNIDFCMTTTPDAFLKEHPGFEFHGAFRSRRRTGDAFFALMRLLKFAGHVNPANRRARLPKHSYLFSFRKLPSNWADMWAAFYKGGIVASD
- a CDS encoding leucyl aminopeptidase translates to MKIQLNYDQPSQVRTDLLVIILDTETRFHDLPGSPLNDIVQRVTRDLKEKRLRTSYFTSLDSQSAARHLLVYSTSLSTSYNSWENVKIFAAQAVRKAHDHGFRDVSLVLNTGDALPYVGKAVEGAILGSYSFDRYKKDKAGFDKIQVNIVGLKEHDAQNRRTVSRYTLVSEAVNEARDIINEPGSVVTPEYLAQAARTIAKESGLELKVWDEKKLQKDGYNGLLQVGRGSAFPPRLIRLAYRAKKAKAHLALVGKGVTFDTGGISIKPADKMYEMKGDMSGGAAVLYAMKVIGKLKPDVHVTGIVPTAENFPDANAQRPGDIFYAKNGKSIMVDNTDAEGRLILTDGLHLAGEEKATHILDIATLTGACVRALGLSIAGIMGNDEKLIQAVTQSGQNQGEAFWELPLPEEYKELLKTPYADLNNIGGPVAGALTAGLFLQEFVPEGTAWAHLDIAGPFIREKEWKYYEAGAIGFGLKTLVDLAERFGEYGLFPL